GGCTTGTCAGAGGCGCTTTCACAGGGCTGGGATTTGGCACAACTCAGCTGAAATATGCACCTTCACACAGAATGTACACCAGCAAGCACTGCCTCATCCCATTCGGTACGATTCTGATAGATTCTAGCTGCTCTCTAGTAATGAGTTCTGTTAAACATGGTCTGAGAAAGCATTTCACTTGCATTTTGTTGAAGGACTGAGCCCCGACAAATCCATTAGTACTACATGTTAATGTACTAGTATGTTAAATCAGTGTTTCTAAAAGAAAGTCAAACAAGCATGTTGGTTTTTTACCACTCTTTAATTGTACATTAAAACATTTCTCAGGAACCACGGGCAACAAGCACACCAGTGTGGGTTCGCACAATGATGGTTGCACAGCCACCAACATCCCGACACAATCATTAAAAGTGGTATTAtaaatcatcaccaccaccaccaccaataccagttacccaccaccaccccacaatAATCATCTTTCTACTTCTTATCCATATCACCGGACAGCAGTCTTGCTTTTATTAGACCCCACAGGGATCTGCATCATACTGCACATAGTCATCAGAACACACCAACAACGCATCCAACAAAGCAGGGCACTGCCCCAGTTCTTTAAAGTGGACAACACAgacaagacacacacagacacaaggatgCAAGAGCAGGGATATAGGGGGATCTTTTATCACTGCAACTCACAGACAAGAGGCCAGAacatacacagtgccttcagaaaagtattcacaccccttgactttttcccaaaTGTTACAGCGCCtgaatttaaaaatgtattaaattgagacgtttttgtgtcactggcctacccaCAATATCAAAGTGAAATTATGTTTTGAGACATTTCTCCAAATTAATTACaactgaaaagctgaaatgtcttgagtcaataagtattcaaccgctttgttatggtaagcctaaataagttcaggaatgGAAATTGGCTTAACCAGTCACATAGTCActatgtgcaataatagtgttttcttttaatgactacctcatctctgtaacccacacattcaattatctgtaaggtccctcagtcgagcagtgaatttcagacAGTTTCACccataaagaccagggaggttttccattgCCTCGCAAAGAATAGCTCGCACCCATtgttagatgggtaaaaaaaaaaaaaaaagcagacactgaatatccctttaagcatggtgaagttattaattcactttggatggtgtatcaaaacacccagtcactacaaagatacaggcgtccttcctaactccgcTGCCGGAGAGGAAAACAATTACAGAGTGTAATGgccgtgataggagaaaactgaggatggataaacaacaattacttcacaatactaacataattgACTGAGTGAAAAGAGGGAAGTCaaagaataaaaaaatattcaaaaactagcttcctgtttgcaacaaggcactaaagtaatactgcaaaaaatgtggtaaAGCAATAACATTTTTGCAATGAATACAGGCTGTATCATATCCGGTCGTGATTTGGTCGTCCAGGGTAGGCCGTAATTTTAAATAGGTGGTGGCTGCCTCATGTTATGGGTaagcttgtaatcgttaaggactgaggaggttttcaggataaaaaaaataatgGAATGGAGCCaagtacaggcaaaatccttgaggaaaacctgtctcaatctgctttccaccagacacgattacttcacatttcagcagggcaataacttaaaacacaaggccaaatggagttgcttaccaagaagacagtgaatgtgcaGAGTTTCAGTTTtgcttaaatctacttgaaaatctatgtcaagacctgaaaatgattgtctagcaatgatcaacaaccaatttgacagagcttgaatacttttttaaataataaaatgggaaaatgttgcacaatctagGGGTGGAAAGCTCTTATGGACTTACCTAAAAAGGTcgcagccaaaggtgcttctacatacagttgaagtcagaagtttacatacacttaggttagagtcattaaaaatcgtttatcaaccactccacaaatttcttgttaacaaactatagttttggaaagtcggttaggacatctaatttgtgcatgacacaagtcatttttccaacaattgtttacagacagattatttcactgtatcacaattccagtgggtcagaagtttacatacactgagttgactgcctttaaaacagataggacaattccagaaaatgatgtcatgattttagaagcttctgatcactcaggcatcataccgctcaggaaggagactcattctgtctcctagagatgaatgtactttggagcgaaaagtgcaaatcaatcccagaacaacagcaaaggacattgtgaaggtgctggaggaaacaggtacaaaagtatctatattcacagtaaaacgagtcctatacctgaaaggccactcagcaaggaaaaagtcactgctccaaaactgccataaaaagccagactatggtttgcaactgcacatggggacaaagatcgtactttttggataaatgtcctctggtctgacgaaacaaaaatataactatttagCCATAATAAccaccgttatgtttggaggaaaaagggggaggcttgcaagccgaagaacaccattccgaccgtgaagcacgggggcatcagcatcatgttgtgggggtgctttgctgtaggtgggactggtgcaattcacaaaatagatggcatcatgagggaggaaaattacatggctatattgaagcaacatctcaagacatcagtcacgaagttaaagcttggtcgcaaatggacattgaccccaagcatacttccaaagttgtggcaaaatagcttaaggataacaaagtcaaggtattggagtgtccatcacaaagtcctgacctcaatcctatagaacatttgtgggcagaactgaaaaagcatgtgcgagcaaggagatcTACTAACctagttataccagctctgtcaggaggaatgggccaaaattcacccaaattattgtgggaagcttgtggaaggctacctgaaacgtttgacccaagttaaacgatttaaaaggcaatgcaacaaatactaattgagtgaagtaaacttctgacccactgggaatgtgaataaataaaagcagaaataaataattctctactattattctgacatttcacattcttaaaataaagtggtgatcctaactgacctaagacagggactttttactaggattgaatgtcaggaattgtgaaaaactgagtttaaaggtatctggctaaggtgtatgtaaacttccgacttcaactgtagttgacTCAGGTGTAAATATTTACGTAAATGagatctgtatttcattttcattaaatttgcaaacatttctaaaaacatgttttcactttgtcattatggagtattgtgtgtagatcgtgAGGGAAAACTTAACTTAAAAACATTTAAATTCAGactaacacaaaatgtggaatatgtcaatgggcatgaatactttctgaagaaacTGCATATATCCCAGCAACATGAGCACACACTAACATACAGACAGCCCGCCCCCTGGCTCTAGGCTCTCTCAATGCTGGACTTGGTTAAGAGACAAGAGCTCTCATCTTAAACCAGGAAATAACAAGAGCTCTTGGTGCATATGGGGCAGAGAAGCAAACACATACCTGGGCCTCAGAGAATATATATTGGTGTGTTATGTTTACACTGCAAACGCCTTATGGAACTAAATGTAACATTGCCAACAAGATGCCAACAGTCCAGGCCAAGGCAGTAtaataatgtactgtaatatCGCTTTCTTTGGCCATTTTCATATCCTTAATGTTTttaaaatacactgaacaaaaatatatgaaattgttgcatttggTGTACAAAGAGAGAATGATTAAAGACCTTCCGGAGCTCATTAATTCCAGCGTCATGCTGCTCGAGTTGTCAGTGGTCTCTGCCCCATAGGCTAACTGTAATTCAGCAGATGTCAAGATTCATTTATTCTGATTAACCTCTCACACCTATGATgtcgagggagggaggaggcagggagatgGAATCCACAGGTTTGTGTGTCAATGACGTTTGATCTAAGTTTCAATGGGAGGTTTCAGAAAAAAGCACGGCTCTTCTACTGCAGCAACAAAAGTTGTTAATGATATTATTGATGCCACGGGGCGAGAAACGGCACCGTCTCCCTTTTCATCGAGCTGTCAAAAAGGCACTCGACGCCGTTGATCATGACGCGTTGCAGAGACTTGGATAGGATCATATGATCGATCGGGCAGTCTCATGATTCAAAGGTTTAACTATCAGATAGAACTCAGTGTGTTCAGTTTGATGTTATGTCATCAATTGTCCTAACTAAGCTGTCAGCTGAAGTTGATTTTAAAATGACAAGACAAAACGTTATGGTTTTCACAAATAAAAACATCACCTCTTCCACGTATAGTCAGAGTAGCAACTTACAAGTACTTGGGTTTCTCGATAGATGAGTGTCTCACTTTCAAAACCCCACATCGAATGTCTTGGGCTCAAGTTGGGTTTTTCTTTTGAGGTCAGGAAGAGGCTATTTTCGTGGCTGTGATCAATGATGGCGATTTTTTGTACATGTACGCTTCTGTAACTACATTGTCCAGCAGACAAATTAGGGGGGGGCAGTTCACTGCCCCTTTCACTTGGAACGAGCTTCAAAAAGGTCCTGAAATGACAGGAGCTCGTCCTTTTAAATGAGATTAAAACTACGTTAAACACTATGATGGGAAattaggtgggggggggggggttgcggTCAATGTTTTGACCCCTAGTTGCGCCACACTTTTTTTTCCAACTGTAGTGCTTTGTGTTTTATTTTGTAAACGTGTCTGCAACTTTGTGTACTGCTATTTTGGCCAGATGTTCATCTCAAAACGAGACTAACCTGCTAAAAATAAAAGTACAAACAAATATGTAACATAGGTACATGCCAGGTAGAGTAGAGCTCATGCTGGAGTGGAAGAACCCAACAGAAACCACCCGGTGGGGGGAAGAGAGGTCCCCACTCGCACAGCGAAACACATTttcatgccacacacacacacacacacacacacacacacacaacctctccaGGCACCCCCAACAAGACAGAGAGGTGTAGGGAAACGAGGGAAGGGTGAGGACAGCAAGCACCACAACAGTGACCACGCACAGAGTGACCATCACTAGAGCACACAGACCACGAGGCTGCCGTTGTCAAATGACGAGTATCAGCCACGTCCAGCACTTGGACTGACTTGACAGTGTCGACTGTGGAAAACTGGACGTGTGTCCTGAGGGAAAGGAATCAAGAGATGCGACATCATTTCCATCAGTAAAGTGTACAGGTTCACCGGGGAGGACATGGAACAGCACTCACTGCCACACCGATAGGCTTTCACTCACAACTGCGATCTGTGCCAAAGAAAAAAGGAGCAGAGCGTCGTCAGAAATATTCCGCCAACAAGCCTAAAAGAAAGGTGGCCCCCGGTTTCAAAATGTCTGGCTGCTGAGAGAGACAGGCCGAGCAGccgtctgtcagtcagtctggagCCTTGGAAGGAGAGCAGAGCCCGTGGGCCTGTTCAAGGTGGGCCTCAGTCACAGCAGAGATCCCACTATGAAACCACGGTGCGATGACGTCATCTATGCAGACAGAGTAAAGCCCAGAGGGGCTTGGGGGAGcggggggtctctctctccttccacccctgAAGAAGCTAACCGGGGCTCCAGTTGAAACCATGATGCTGCAGCAATGTCCACATAGTCCCTCCCTGGTGAGATCAGTGAGGAGCCACACCGACAGGCAAGACAAAAACAGAGACCCGGAAAAGAACACCAGAacgaaatacatttacatttcatagtcaaacaccccccccccccccctctcatcaTTTAAAAAACGAGCCGTCTTTAGGATCTTAGTTACGTCATCATCGTTGGTATCCTATCCTCAGGGAGGGTTGAGGTGAGCGAGCCGATCTGTAGAGTGACCCTGTGTGTGGCTCTTATAGACGCACGGTGTTGATTCTCAGCGGCTGGACGTTCTTGCCATTGGCGTGGCTCTGCCCGGGGCTGAAGTAGGGGCAGAGCTTGGCTGGGAAAGTCTTCTCCCTGTAGGTGTACAGCCAGGACATGTCATCAGCATTGTAGAACACCAGCAGGCCCTTGGGGTAGTCCAGGTACACGCCCACCTTCTCCAGCTTGCTCTTGACGTTGAGGCGAGTCCAGGGCTCGGTGCAAGCGCTGTACTGGTTGCCGTCGTGCATGACGACGCAGTAGAAGCCGCGGCTGGGCTGGATCTGGATGCTGCCCTTGCGGCTGACCGTCTCGTTGGCCACGCCGATCATCCACTGGGTCTTCTCTGACACCATCACCTCCCAGTAGTGCACCCCGGAGCCGAAGCCCTCGGCCCCCAGCACAGACACCTCCACGTCGAAGCGCCGCGGGGAGTCCTGCAGGGGCTGGGGGTGCAGGTTACCATAGGCTACGATGGTGCAGTCATCTGATAGGATGAGTCTCTGGTGGGCTGTGATGGGGTCTAAGGTCAAAGCTGCTGGcactacggagagagagagagagaatgaagacaGTTCAAAAACACACCAGAGACGACCTGACAGGGCAAGCCCAGATAAAGCCAGTTAGACAGGATACAGATAAGGGCATATTCTTCCCTACTGTTTACCAATATGAGAAACATAAATATGTTATGAGGACGCTCCctccctcagacagacactagCTCCAGAACGGCGGTGTCATTCGTTGCACTCCATTTGTCACCATCGCCACTGTACTGTCTGACTtttatgctgaggcagtgaaaaCGTCCTGGCATCCCGTTTCAGCCAGTCACTGAACTGGAGAGGGGGATCTGAAGGAAAGTGCATACAAATTGATTTTCTAAATGTTATCTTTAAAAGTGATTCATCAGGCGTCTGGGAGAGGACCAAGGACATTCTGTTTGGAGGGAGGAGCTGAGTCACTGGCACAGTCTCTGTCTGCAGTGGTCAGTCAGTGTCTGTGCCTGGTGTTTCTGCTCTACCAATCAAATGAGCCGGTGCTGCTGAAGGTCCCTATCAGGAGGAGAATAAGGGACTGTCATGGTGTTGGAATTTGGGATGATCGATGGGTAGCCTAATAATCCACTCTTGTAATACACCCTATTGCCCAGCATCTACTGTAATCATATTTAAGTAAATGAAGACCTCATGAAGAGTATTTACATGAGCCATGTTTGGGACTGTTGGTTCATAACCTTCGACATTATGCTACAAAAGGGAAACCGCTTATGGAGTAAGCATTCAAAATGACCTCAGCCTCCACTACACATCGATACTGTACAACGTCATGCAAAGCTATGGAGCTGGGAGGCGCATGTCTCCACAGCTCTGTGTTGGCTTGGCAGGGCTGGAGGCAGCTAGCTACATGTCGTTCTGTGGGTTAACTGTGGGTTAGGGAGGGAGTGTGGTTGTCGCACTGGGTTCAGTCTCTTTTTTTTCTGGTTCTATGGAAAAATTAGCTGGGAGAACAATAGCAGCTTGTTCTCCTCACTCACTCCCATACATAGAGCTGGTTTAAAACAGAACAGAGAAAGGAATTTGCCAAATCTCCCCCCTTGATCTTCAGTGTTTATATCACACAGTACAAAAACAGGTGGCCTTGCCACTAGCCAGCAGGCAGGACAATGTTTTCCCCTACGCAACTGTGTATGCCATTTTCTAGTTGGTAACACTGGgtttgagagaagaggagaggtagactACTATTATTCCCCTAAACTATCAtctgcagagagagcgagagggatgaTGGAAGAAAAGGGTTTGTTGTTGTCACCGTGGCAGTCAGTGTTGATGGATCTGAACCTATTGTTCCATTTGGCAAGCAGTCAAGGGAGGCCAAGAAACCACACGGCCTTCTCTCCAGCTTCAGAAGGCCAAAATGAGAGAATTGACAGAGAATTGAGTGCATCGTTTTAAATAACCTTCTGTGAGAGTGAGCGATGGCTGTGGGCTCAGGGAGaacaggaagagggagaagaaaggagaaagaTCTTCATCAGCTTTCCTGACAGCGAAGGGCATCTCAGCCCTCCAGCCACCATTTTCTCACAGAACTCACAAACATCCCAGATATTTGAACACGAGATTAACTCACACTGTGAGAGTCTTTTCCAAGGTTTCCAAGGCATCAATCAGAGCCCAATTTAAACCCAAATCTATGCTACATTTTTACATGCGTGTCatttagtagacgctcttatccagagcgacttacaggagcaattagggttagaTACCTCGCTTAAGAGCACCCTTTGGAGTAAACAATCCAGGGTGGAGACAATGATTTGTAACATAACTGAATGATGTGCTGAGGTACTTGGGCTGGGGTACTTGGGTGCATCGAACAATTCACAAGACACTCCTGGTGAAGCGAATGCTGTTACACAGTTGAATTATGTGAGGGTTAACGTAGATGGTGCATACCTGGTGAAATATCCTGAAAGAGAGACTTCCATATTGTGTACTGCAGGGGCCCCATGTACTTGGAGGTCGGGAAATCTTCATATGTTAGATTGGTCTCATGTATCTTTCCTTTTATCCTGTAGGTGGAGAAGAACGAGCAATGTCAACTATCACGCTACTTTCAcatctctttgctctctctgaGAGACGTCTCTAGTCATTGCTTTATTTTCGCTGTTCGTTGTTGATAAAAGTATCTGTCAGATTCTGGATGCCCACGTAGTATTCTACAGCAGTGTAGATTGAtgggtgatggagggggagggggctgaAACACTATTACAGTATCCACCCCCACATTAGTCATTCTCATTCCTCCCACATGCATCCTTGAACCCCCCCTCTCAACCCTGCCTGGGAACCATTGGGCTGCACAGCTCTACACAGACAAGCCTGAGAAACATTGAAACAACAAAAAGTGATGCAAAGCTAACAATTCACCTGCTGTGAGTCTGAGAGTTACCCTGAGGAGAAAACACAACCTTGTCAAGTCTTTTCTCACATTTTCCAAGGGTTTCTGCCAGTACTACACTTCCTGGAATCGTTGTGACTTCATGAGGCAAACCTGTATATCAGTTCATTATTCACTCATTCCTGTCAATGCCCTCTGGACCGTTTGTTAGAAAGTAgtcttttttttttgcattttttttttgtgtactttttacccccttttctccccaattttcgtgatatctaattggtagttacagtcttgtcccatcgctgcaacttcgggagaggcgaaggtggagagccatgcgtcctccgaaacatgaccctgcaaagccgcactgcttcttgacacaacgctcgctttaacccggaagccagccgcaccaatgtgtcagatgcgcccgggcccgccacaaggaatcgctagagcgcgatgggacaaggacatcccatccggccaaaccctcccctaacccggacgacgctgggtcaattgtgcgccgtctcatgggtctcccggtcgtggtCGGCTACAATTAGAAAGCATTCTGACGCAACAACTTCCTCAGTCCACCTTATAAACCCCTTCTAAGATCTTAAATACTCCAACTCAATCCCTGAGCACCCTCTTTCCCCGATTTAAAATAATGAGTCTGGTATATCAATGAGTTGCTTAACTCTGCACTTTCTCTCCAAGCTATCACTATTAGTATCACTATCGGTATCCTGACGATGAGCAGAATGggttacattcattacattcaggGGATGGTCTTATGTCGGGAGGGGAGTATAACATAACCTCAGACAGCGTGCCATCTTACAAAAGTTTAGGACTGTGGCTTTTTGGAAGAAGAGCTGATCCAAGGTCAGTCAGACAGTAAGCAGAGCACCTCTCGGAGGTGAGGGCCACGCCCTCCAGGAAGTCGTGGCGTCCCGTCTCGTTGAGGCGCTCCTGCAGGATGCCGATGCCCTCCTTGACGTCACGCAGCTGCTGGCTGAAGCGCTGGATCTTGTGCTCGATGTCGGAGAGCGTGCGCGCCGTGTCCGTCTCCAGCTCCTCCAGCATGGCCTTCTGGCGCTCTCGCAGGAACCGCTGCAGGCGTTCAAATGCCTCGCCGATGGTCGCACGCAGGCCCTTG
This genomic window from Oncorhynchus nerka isolate Pitt River linkage group LG2, Oner_Uvic_2.0, whole genome shotgun sequence contains:
- the trim62.1 gene encoding E3 ubiquitin-protein ligase TRIM62 isoform X1, with protein sequence MACCLKDELLCSICLSIYQDPVSFGCEHYFCRKCITEHWSRQEPHGVRDCPECRRTFADPLLSPSLKLANIVERYSAFPLDAILNAQRSSYPCKDHEKVKLFCLSDKSLVCFFCDEPALHEQHQVTTIDEAYEEIQREMKEQLATLQDSEKGHTEALQLLQRQLTETKSSAKGLRATIGEAFERLQRFLRERQKAMLEELETDTARTLSDIEHKIQRFSQQLRDVKEGIGILQERLNETGRHDFLEGVALTSERCSAYCLTDLGSALLPKSHSPKLLIKGKIHETNLTYEDFPTSKYMGPLQYTIWKSLFQDISPVPAALTLDPITAHQRLILSDDCTIVAYGNLHPQPLQDSPRRFDVEVSVLGAEGFGSGVHYWEVMVSEKTQWMIGVANETVSRKGSIQIQPSRGFYCVVMHDGNQYSACTEPWTRLNVKSKLEKVGVYLDYPKGLLVFYNADDMSWLYTYREKTFPAKLCPYFSPGQSHANGKNVQPLRINTVRL
- the trim62.1 gene encoding E3 ubiquitin-protein ligase TRIM62 isoform X2, with product MACCLKDELLCSICLSIYQDPVSFGCEHYFCRKCITEHWSRQEPHGVRDCPECRRTFADPLLSPSLKLANIVERYSAFPLDAILNAQRSSYPCKDHEKVKLFCLSDKSLVCFFCDEPALHEQHQVTTIDEAYEEIQREMKEQLATLQDSEKGHTEALQLLQRQLTETKSSAKGLRATIGEAFERLQRFLRERQKAMLEELETDTARTLSDIEHKIQRFSQQLRDVKEGIGILQERLNETGRHDFLEGVALTSERIKGKIHETNLTYEDFPTSKYMGPLQYTIWKSLFQDISPVPAALTLDPITAHQRLILSDDCTIVAYGNLHPQPLQDSPRRFDVEVSVLGAEGFGSGVHYWEVMVSEKTQWMIGVANETVSRKGSIQIQPSRGFYCVVMHDGNQYSACTEPWTRLNVKSKLEKVGVYLDYPKGLLVFYNADDMSWLYTYREKTFPAKLCPYFSPGQSHANGKNVQPLRINTVRL